In Anthonomus grandis grandis chromosome 1 unlocalized genomic scaffold, icAntGran1.3 Chromosome35, whole genome shotgun sequence, the sequence GATTAAATTACATTAGAGTATGGTATGaatgaaattttacttttgtgTGATACTGGTGCGAGGGTgagttgtttaatttttaagtatctCGCGAAAGGAGATATTGTAaatagtcaaaataaaatagtacataAAAGGAATCTCGGGTTCCACATTATCTCAAGGATcagcaaaaattttattaaacataaacaatgaaaatatatgTCACGAGTTCATTGTAATAGAAGCGTTTGATGACACTATACATGGTGTGCTAGGTTCAGAtttctttacaaaatttaacGTTAATATTAACtatgaagaatttttatttttttaatttttatttatttttttaatttttattctggcACAatgaaaaacaactttatttacCACTAGAAACTAAAGACAATAAATTCTATACAATTTTTCCGCCAAGatgcgaaataataaaatattgttttacagGAATAAAGCAAGAATGTTCAGTTTTAGATGAGGAGGTATGTAAGGGGGTAATTGTAGCGAGTGCTATTGTGAAACCAGAGAATAATATAATTCCTGTTAGATTTTTGAATGTTAATGAAAgagaaattaaactaaaaaatttttatccaACAGCCTAGAGTTTATCGAACTACGATTCCTTTAAATTCAATCCGCAGGCCATCTCGGTTGAAAgggttgaaaaaattttaaacttaattgataaaaaatcattaaacgCACAGGAAAAATTGTCAATAGATAAAATGTGTGCTAAGTATGCAGACGTATTTTACCTTGAAAATGACCCTTTATCTGTAACAAACGTCTACCaacaaaaaattcacttaaaaagAGGGTGCTACTCCAGTTTTCGTAGAGCCATATAGACTCCCACATGCTCAAAAACAAGAGATTCAAAATCACATTGATAAAATGTTACGTGACGACATTATCGAAGAAGCTTATTCAGAATGGAATTCACCACTTCTGTTAGTTCCAAAAGAGCAAGATGAAAATGGAAATAAGAAGTTTGGGGTTGTTATAgacttataaataaacaaattaaagacGAACAATTTCCATTGCCAAATATAACGGAAATTTTGGATTCCTTATCAGGAGCAGTTTATTTTTCTCATCTAGATTTGGCACAAGCATATTATCAGTGTGAACTACATCCGGAAAGTAGACCCTGTACATCTTTTACTACAGATAAAGGTCAGTTTCAAATGAACCGTCTAGCGATGGGTATGAAAATCTCTCCAAGCTCCAAGTGCTTTCTCGAGGCTTATGACTGTAGCAGTGGCTGGTTTAAACTACGACCCATGTTTTATTTATCTCGATGACTTAAttgtttttggaattttgaacGATTAAGACGTACAAATCTTAAGCTTAATCCAAACAAGTgcgaattcttaaaaaaagaaatattgtaATTGGGTCACATGATATCGGCTGAAGGTATTTTACCTGACCCCGAAAAAACACATGCATCAGCTGACGAGTGCAAAAGGTTCGTGGCTTTTGCAAATTACTATAGAaagtttattaagaatattGCTTACATCGCACAGCCATTAaatcaattaacaaaaaaaggcGTAGATTTTAAATGGACTAGAGAATGTAATGAGTcttttgaaaagttaaaaagCATGCTCGTACAACCACCTCTACCACAGTATCCAGATTTTTCCAGATAATGAATTCATTTTAAGAATCGATGCAAGTGGCAAGGCTTTGGGATGTGTTTTGTCAAATGCAAATGATAAACCAATGCTTCATAAACATATGCTTCTAGACCCTTAAATAAATCAGAGAAAAATTACGTCACGATAGAGAAAGAGTTGTTGGCAATTGTCTGGGCCGTTAAACATTTTAGGCCTTATTTATTCGCaagaaagtttaaaattttatcagaCCATAAAccgttaatttatttgtttagtaTGGTTAACCCATCTAGTAGGTTAACAAAATTTAGACTTTTATTAGAGGAATATGATTTTGCAGTGGAATACGTTAGAGGAGCGGATAATGTTACGGCTGACGCGCTTTCTCGCATAATATTAAAATCCGACGACCTTAAAGAAATgagtaataaaatacataaaaaaatttatgtaatgaCAGGAGCACAAGCAAAAAAAGCGGAAGCTCAGAATTTAAATCATAATGTTTCTTCAGGCAACAGGCTTGATCACCCTGTTGTAGTAGAAATATTAAAACCACCAAAACATTTAATTGAGTTAAAATCGGTacctaaaacaaaattaacaacattaaaaagtaattacaTAGGTAGaaatgtagaaaataaaaataactttaataaatatgaaaatatattttatgatgaaagtttgtaaaaaatttttattaaccaGAATTATGGAACAATGTCTGACTTAGGTGAGTCATTGCTTAATCTGGATAAAATGTGTAcacaaaataatatagaaaatttaattttactaaaaaatgaagaaaattataaaatgctaAGTGATTATAGTGatttaaagaaagttaaaaatattatatgtaaaacgtctttaaaaatttatgtcttaagacattcaaaaaattacaaatcctGAATTAATACAGATTATATTAAACGACTACCATACCCTTCCCACGGGAGGACATGCAGGAGTCAAAcgcatgtataaaaatattaagaaatgctATTTTTGGCCAGGAATGCAGAAGGATGTCGAAAGTTTTGCAAAAAGGTGCGATGAATGTCAAAGATGTAAACACTCAAAACCTAATAAAACACCCTTGACAATAACTACGACGGCCTCTGCAGCCTTCCAGAAAGTGTTTCATGATTTGGTAGGCCCGTTATCAAcagatattgaaaataataagtaTATCTTGACCTTACAGTGcgaattaacaaaatttgttgAGATGATGATGATGTTGACATGATTTGTTGTTCTATTTCAGATGAAGAAGCACATCAAGCACATACGGTGGCAAAGGCATTTGTAAATACGTTTATATTAGGATACGGTATTCCCCAAAGTGTTGTGGTGACCGACAAAGGAACAGAGTTTTTATCCAATGTCTTTAAGGAATCTTGTAAGTTGTTAAATATAAAGCAATTAAATTCAACAGCTCACCACCATGAAACGCTAGGTGCCCTAGAAAACTCTCATAAAAATTTGGGTGCTTATTTGCGATTGCAAATATCTAAAGGTTCAAGTAATTGGAGTGCTTGGGTACCATATTGGTGTTTCGCATACAATAATACTGTACACAGGGTCATAATACTGTACACAGGGCTGCCAAGGGTCCTTACGTAGTTCTAGAAGATAGGGGTTGTAATGTAGTTTTAGAATTAGGAAACAAACAATTAGAGGTGCATaagaataacttaaaaaattattttaaataaaaaaaaataaaataaataatagggttAACAATATTTTGGGCTAGAATAGTTTACTAAGGAGTTAGGATTATAATTTACAAAGcaaaaattttatcataattgtataaaaaatttttactttttcatcGGGGGAGGTGTAACGGATGTTTATCGAGCAAATTAGACAATTGCAAAATTTCCTATATTACGAGTATAATATTAGAGGTTATTAGCACCTCCACACGATGTCATAATTTTGTACATTAAATTGCAAACTATTAGGAAATAAGTGGGTCTTTATATTAAGCAAGTGGTGAAATACTCAAAAAGGTGCTGACTTGTAAATGTGTATGgatgtaattatatattatacttttGGCTTGaacttttaatatagattttgaCTTTAAAAGATGTGGTTTTACTAACGTCGCGCGGTATGCCCCTTTGAACCTATTTCAACAATTTCAGCCTTTACAATCGGTTTAACTCCCAGTACTACCAACACAAATGTGCCAAtgctttagaaaaataaataaaccgaTATTTTAAGgttagatgttaattttttgccaaatcaTTTTGTTATCAGTTGTTAAACTAGTCAACTTTCCAAGTAATAAACTAGCTAGTCAGttgaaccaatttttttttaaatcctaaagTTGGCAATGATAAAGCAGCTGTATAATCTTAAGGTGGAactcttttcttaattctttcaTGCAAACACTAGCCAAACTGAATTATCTCTAAACCGGTTTAGCCGTTAAACTGGTTTAATGGCCCGTATAAACTTGATAAATAAATGACGTGTGTTTAACTAAAAATGACATCTCGTGCCAGGAGTTCGTGAGTTGATGGTGGATTTACGCCCAATTTCACGTTTAATTGATCGAAGCctgattaaaacaaaatttccaaGCAAATGTTCACAGTTTTTTCTTCACGtaaattcgtaattttttaCCTTAACAAAGAGTGCAGACAGCATCACGTGCTGTCTACAAGCCCTTCTGTTAACAGCTGATGTATGTACGTGCAAATTCTAACCTTACTACATTCAAACTTAACCAAACAAAAACTCATCAACACTGATACCAAAATAAGGACAAAATGTCCCTTCGAAATTTAAGGATTCTACGCTTTTCAAAATTACCACTTTGCAACCGATTGCTGAAAAACAACTATCGAACTTTCACCTCGGTGGCGACCCATAAAAATGAGCAGGAAACTACCGAAAAAAGCACCCATTTCGGCTTCGAAACCGTTAAAGAAAGCGAAAAACAAGAAAAGGGTTTGTATAATTTACACCCCCTTATACTcaataaaaagtcaatttttagtTGATAAGGTATTCGAGGATGTCGCCAAGGATTATGACATCATGAACGATGCAATGTCCTTGGGAATTCATAGAATCTGGAAAGATTATTTCATGTGTCAACTCGGTCCTACTAAGAACACTAAGCTCTTAGATGTCGCCGGAGGAACCGGTATAAAACAGCTAATTTCTATTATCCTATAAGATTAATAATTACCTTCGTAGGGGATATTGCTTTtaggtttttaaattatgtgaaCAAGTACAAAATTGAGGGCTGCCATGTCACAGTAACTGATATAAATCCTCGTATGTTGCAAGTTGGTAAAAAGAGGAGTCAGGAATTGAAGCATAATCCTGATTTAATTTCTTGGCAGGAAGgtaatgtattttttactttCCACCACCCTAACTAAGATAATTGGTATTGTTGTACATACTTACTGTTccaaagtaagtttttttactggTCTTACCTTAATTTGTCAAAAAGGTAATGCTGAAGAACTACCTTTCAAGGACAATAAGTTTAATGCATATACAATAGCTTTTGGGATTAGAAATTGCACTCATATCGACAAAGTGTTGAGTGAAGCTTATAGGGTATTACAACCTGGAGGCAGATTTATGTGTTTGGAGTTTAGCCAACTGGAAAGTTCTACTGCACAATGGTATGAActataaatgataattataatcttaccttataaatatttaaaatttttaggctCTATGATCAATACAGTTTTCAAGTAATACCTGTGATGGGACAACTTATTGCAGGCCAGTGGAAACCTTATCAGTACTTAGTGGAAAGTATCAGGCAGTTTCCAAATCAAGTAAGTAAAGTGTTTCAGTAAAACTGCTTAATGTGTATCTTGTTGTGGTTtaaggaaacttttaaaactatGATCGAAGAATCTGGTTTCCGACAAGTGAGTTACGAAAATGTTACTTTAGGAGTGGTGGCAATACATTCAGGATTTAAGTTGtgaatacataaataaaacttGTTTGTTGTGttccttattttatattttcgagaaataatatttaatttaaattacaataaattcaatttattatattatgttttattaaaatgcctAACTATAATATGAatgcttattttaataaagttcaatagaaatgcaataaattagtttttcttataTTCTATCCTTTCCACCTTGACATCATCTCCTACCAACTGGTAAACATATGTTACCACTGTAGTGTTTTGAATATCCATTAGCACAAAAGATGGAGTTATTGACCTGATAATACCCTTGTAAACATAATCATATCTGAATCTACTTTAGCAGTACTTACGTGTCTAAGGCATTATAACTTCCTGTGGCACTACCTGGATTAATGTAAAACTTGTTTTCATGCTCGTAGGCCTCAAATTTATGAGTATGCCCTGAGATCAGAATATCCACATCCAACTGTCGCTGAATAAGAGCTAAAACATAATATCAAGTTTCttcataaaacttaaaaaattcaatcatACCTAAAGCTTCAGGGTCTCCCCAAGGCACCACTTGGTGCCCATGTGACAAACCAATTCTAAACTGACCCACTGTAACCACTTTTTGTTCTGGATagtttaaattctaaaaaagagTTGTTAGTGGTCTGGGATTTTTAATAGTCTCTATCGAGTTTACATCATCAAAGTCTCCCCGGACCACATGTACGTCAGAAGCTAAAGTTTTCAAGTAATCGTAAGACTCTTTGGTACATAAGTTTCCGGTACATAAAATGTGCTGAATTCGGCCGGGAACCAGTAACTTTTTGAATTTAGCGGGTAAACTGCTGCATCTGTGTGGAATGTGCAGGTCTCCTAACACCAAGACAAGCTGGAAAAGTAAGATTTTGTACCGCGGTGAAATTAATAACAGATTAGTACTTTGTGTACCTAccataataaagtatttttttcaacaataaaaataatggaaaacagCAACTTGGAAATGGgagttttattttgaataatttatcaGCTGTTAACTGTCAAATATTGACAGACATTATGACAAGATGTCATAGGAGACTTGGCTCGGTGTTGCCACAATTTTTAGGATAAGTAATATAGTTCTttagtcaaaataaaaattcactttaaaaaaatacaagggATGTTCTAAACACATTCTGGCAACAGGAGAGCAAACAAATAAATGAGAAAGTAACCCTAAACGGGCAATAATATTGCCGCGGTATCGAATGCAATCTATatgatattttcatattttattgacaAGTAATACTATCTGCCTAAATTACCTACCATAAAAAAGTCACTATGTACttacataatatgtatgtatctaAATATAGGTTAATCCTGCGTGTCTTTGAAAGTGtttgaacttaaattttaaattaataccccttttttttataaaccctttaaatttattaaaaattgcgcTTATGCgtgatatacatatatatataactatttaatcaatatattcATCAAAAGACTCTCTAAGAGGAACTCATTTATAACGTTACATAGTTTTTAACACatgatatattatttagtatGTGGCTTTTTCAAATATTACGTACTGATCCTTGCTTAAAAATGTAAtgtctaatttaatttatattctctAGTCTAATTCTATGGATATAAAtagcaatttaattaaaataaaatctatctttctgaatacaaaaatcaatataaatattttaacatcaaaCATATTGTTTGTTAATTATAATAGTTATCCTCTGCGTCGAAAACATTCTGCCACCCAATCTAGCCCATACAATAACATTATGCCACTCAAAGTAGCCACATCAATTTTGATTGGCCAAAATTTGGGGCTATGGCTAGATTGGGTGGCAGAATGTTTTAATGCCTCCGGTTCGAtacctattaaattaaatcattgttttgaaaaagcttttttatattttttgtcctttcataattgtatttgttttcattccttttaagatattgtgtataatatgtactggatgtgatatttggcgttttaaagTCCATATTGTactactaacaaaaaaaatgaatgtgaTATTAGTGTAGAAGATACTTCTTTATCTGATCatagaaaaatttgtttagaaataaGCGCAAATATAAGGAAATTCAAGCCTGGAATATTTGTTCAACGTCCCGtactaaatatacaaaaatttaaacaaaaactccAAGATAAGCTAATAGAAGAAAATATAgattcatttcaaaatttaattaacgtaattggcaattgtaaaataaaatcaacaattaataaaaaaattaaatgtcgaCAAAACAATGATTGGATAACACcagacttattaattttaattaaagaaaaagaattggcgtataagaaatataaaaaagctccagaaaataataacttcaaattaaattttacaaggttaaaaaattcactaaataataaaataaaagcattaaaaaatgcgtactttaaaaacaaatgggCCCAAGCAGCacaaaatacaagaaaacaGTGGGATAcaataaatctgtttttaaataataattctactaaaaacaatataaacCAAATCGAAATTAATGGTCTATtagaaaatgatgataaaaaaattgcagacagtttgaacaaatattttacggAGGTGGGTGCGACCATAATCGAGGACATGCGGactgatacaaaaaatatattaaaacaagattttaaGGAGATTAAATGTGATAATAGCATATTTTTTGAGCCGACAGACAgtaatgaaataagcaacataatATTAAGCCTAAAACGAAATGCGGCTCCGGGCCATGATAAAATTACAATACTTGATCTAACTAATATAAAagagtacatattaaatatactaGTCATACTTATAAATAATGCATTCAGCATAGGCGAATTTCCTCCTGACctcaaaatatctaaagtatGTCCAATTCATAAATCTGGTCCTAAAACCCAATTAAATAACTACAGGCCTATATCTATAACAagtgtcttttcaaaaattatcgaAACAGTGATTAAGATGCAGATGATgtcatttatagaaaaatatatctcaTACGATTTATACCAATATGGGTTTCTTAAAAACAGCAGCACTTTAAGTGCTACTATAGATCTCCTTAAATATGTGTCAGCTAATTTAGATCAAGGCAAAATTGTCATAGCAGTTTTTGTCGATTTAAGAAAGGCATTTGACGTAGTTAATCATGACATATTATTAAACAAGCTGGAAGAAATGGGTTTTTGGGGATCTGCACTGTCCTTGATTGGGTCATACTTACTTAATAGAAGACAATATGtacatgtaaataataaagaaagtaaTATCTTAACATTTAACTGTGGTGTCCCTCAGgggtcagtgttgggaccaTTACTGTACTCACTGTATGTTCTGAGTTTACGGGTAGCAGGGTTAGACGCCCAATATTATacatttgctgacgatactgtATTATTGTATTCGGATAATGATTGTGATAGATTGGTTAATGGGGTAAATGATGATCTAACTAAATATAGACAATGGTTACtacaaaataatcttaaaataaatttggacaaaaccaaatatatcctatttaaacagaaaaataagaaaataaatcaagttagaaTATGTCTAAATGGTGCGActttagaaaatgtaaataatataaaatatttgggacttACACTGGATGAGAATCTTAATTGGAACGCTCATATTGACTACTTAAAAAGTAAGATAATTCCCTTTACAGGagcattttataaatgtaaGCACTTCTTAAGTAACgcagctaaatataaaatatataatgcttACTTTCTTTCAAACTTGCGGTACCTAATTCCAGTGTGGGGAACCTGCTGTAAGTacaattttcaaagagttgaaattttgcagagtaAAGTActcaagattttatttaatcttgatTATTTTATGCATGCGGGGGacatatttgaaatattgaaaatccacTCAATTAGTCACATACTTAAAATAGAAcaagcaaaattaatatttaaaataattaataagctacaaaaatcaaattacacTATTGTTTATTCTAGTGAAATACATGCACATAATCTAAGAAACAACAATATTCGACTAAGTAGTGCTAGAACAAACATTGCCCTTAGAAACCCAATCAACGCAGCGACACAAACCTATAATGATCtgtcttatgaaataaaacaagaagtttcttattataaatttattagaatggTTAAGCAATCCTTACACTATTAACACAGTTAATAATATGTAATTCTATGGCCACATTGTTACAataacatatttcttttaaatgtaacttcgGTATCAATGCTAATATAAGCATTGCTTAGAAGTTTATTCATATATTGGACTTGtgtgtttattaagtttatgaaataggcaatattataaatatgtattaagaaaaaatgtaaaaaaaatcaattttgtaaccagataattgctttaatatatgaagtgttttttcaaaaaaacatacaGACGTTCAAAACATCTAGGTCACAACTAAATtagattttaatctaaaaaatattttagtcaataacgatacacgatggtgtaaactcattttattttatattttttattgatgttagtGTGTGgcttttgtatttagataggtatgtcttttctgttaattggCGTTCTGTCctgtatcatttaattttaataattttatttaggtctgatgatgccctaatacggcgaaacgcgtaacctaaaatagacgcttgatttatgagacttagaCTTTGAGTTTACGTTCTCCCTCCTTTGTTCATGCaagttaatgttttaaataaagggaAAACTTTAGCTGGACTCAGAC encodes:
- the LOC126749403 gene encoding 2-methoxy-6-polyprenyl-1,4-benzoquinol methylase, mitochondrial-like, producing the protein MSLRNLRILRFSKLPLCNRLLKNNYRTFTSVATHKNEQETTEKSTHFGFETVKESEKQEKVDKVFEDVAKDYDIMNDAMSLGIHRIWKDYFMCQLGPTKNTKLLDVAGGTGDIAFRFLNYVNKYKIEGCHVTVTDINPRMLQVGKKRSQELKHNPDLISWQEGNAEELPFKDNKFNAYTIAFGIRNCTHIDKVLSEAYRVLQPGGRFMCLEFSQLESSTAQWLYDQYSFQVIPVMGQLIAGQWKPYQYLVESIRQFPNQETFKTMIEESGFRQVSYENVTLGVVAIHSGFKL
- the LOC126749404 gene encoding vacuolar protein sorting-associated protein 29, with amino-acid sequence MLVLVLGDLHIPHRCSSLPAKFKKLLVPGRIQHILCTGNLCTKESYDYLKTLASDVHVVRGDFDDNLNYPEQKVVTVGQFRIGLSHGHQVVPWGDPEALALIQRQLDVDILISGHTHKFEAYEHENKFYINPGSATGSYNALDTSITPSFVLMDIQNTTVVTYVYQLVGDDVKVERIEYKKN